The nucleotide window GACCCCGGTGCGGCGCTGTTCATCGGCGACTCCGCACGGGACGAACTGACGGCGGAGCGAGCGGGACTGGCGTTCGAATACGTCAGTTACGGACCGTCAGGGGTGTGAGTTCGGCGGATTCGGACTACGCCTGATTGCGTTTCGCGTACGTGAAGACGGCGATGGCCGTGAGAAACCAGGTCGGCGCGCCGACACGAATCGCGAACTCGGCTCGAGCGCCCCAGCTCGGGAGGTCGGTGTTCGCCGAGAGGACAGCGACGATCGGCGCGCCGACGATAATCGTGGTGACGAAGGTGACCTGCATCACCCAGCCGTAGTCGACGCCGTCGGGCGTGGTTGTTTCGACGGGTTCTGGCACGGCTGACAGTGGCGTCCCAGTCCTCTTAACTACC belongs to Natronorubrum aibiense and includes:
- a CDS encoding DUF5822 domain-containing protein gives rise to the protein MPEPVETTTPDGVDYGWVMQVTFVTTIIVGAPIVAVLSANTDLPSWGARAEFAIRVGAPTWFLTAIAVFTYAKRNQA